A single window of Candidatus Woesearchaeota archaeon DNA harbors:
- a CDS encoding 3'-5' exoribonuclease, producing MSKYFLDTEFHEYKKKGIDTIELISIGIVGEDDRVYYAISKDFNLKDAWNNEWLRENVLKPIWKEWVWNPLKKEFPFNKESIKDILNKYGKTNKQIAEEIKEFVNYANHTKEGFNTVFNNLDIKDKVNWMKKDKPEFYAYYADYDWVVFCWLFGRMIDLPKGFPRYCIDLKQELDRKVNTLDWLYLRDTWNNSRMSIKTIGRGVSQEKDRLATFNEKLKRLKELDEYPKQTNEHNALSDAIWNKELYEFLNNEHY from the coding sequence ATGAGTAAGTACTTCTTAGACACAGAATTTCATGAGTACAAGAAAAAAGGAATAGATACAATAGAATTAATCTCTATTGGTATAGTTGGGGAAGATGATAGAGTATATTATGCTATCTCTAAGGATTTTAATTTAAAGGATGCTTGGAATAATGAATGGTTAAGAGAGAATGTATTAAAGCCTATATGGAAAGAATGGGTGTGGAATCCTCTTAAAAAAGAATTTCCTTTTAATAAAGAATCTATTAAAGATATTTTAAATAAATATGGTAAAACTAATAAACAGATAGCTGAAGAAATTAAAGAGTTTGTTAATTATGCTAATCATACTAAAGAAGGATTTAATACTGTATTTAATAATTTAGATATAAAAGATAAGGTAAATTGGATGAAGAAAGATAAACCAGAATTCTATGCTTATTATGCAGACTATGATTGGGTAGTATTTTGCTGGTTATTTGGGAGAATGATAGACCTCCCAAAGGGATTCCCAAGGTACTGTATTGATTTAAAACAAGAATTAGACAGAAAAGTAAACACACTTGATTGGCTATACCTTAGAGATACTTGGAATAATAGTAGGATGAGTATAAAGACAATAGGTAGAGGTGTTTCACAAGAAAAAGACAGACTTGCTACTTTTAATGAAAAACTAAAAAGGTTAAAAGAACTTGATGAATACCCAAAGCAAACTAATGAACACAACGCCTTATCAGATGCGATTTGGAATAAAGAATTATATGAATTTTTAAATAATGAACATTATTAA